One Setaria viridis chromosome 5, Setaria_viridis_v4.0, whole genome shotgun sequence genomic region harbors:
- the LOC117855461 gene encoding uncharacterized mitochondrial protein AtMg00810-like — protein MDVKSAFLNGVLHEQVYVEQPPGFVLQGHEHKVLHLVKALYGPRQAPRAWYSKLDESLLKLSFQRSASKHAVYLCGMGDRLLVVGVYVDDLVITGANNVDIDTFKAEMQAMFKMSDLGLLHYYLGPEVSQTEAGITVSQSAYLAKILENAGLTGCNPSHTPMEPRLQLSKLSTAPGVDPIHYRSIVGSLRYLVNSRPDLAYSVGYVSKFMENPTTEHLGEVKRILRYISGTLSYGCQYQRKKEEASLVGYSDSDHAGGIDTWKSTSGVLFFLGNNIVTWQFQKQRVVALSSCEAEYIAAATAACQGVWLSPGNPRNRVVALSSCEAEYIAAATAACQGVWLARLLAELKEEKIGAITLKIDNQSAIALSRNPVLHDRSKHIDVRYHYIRECVEENRVQLQSIGTSEQLADILTKALGREQFCSLRSRIGVHDVQHTHKD, from the coding sequence ATGGATGTCAAGTCCGCGTTCTTGAACGGCGTTCTCCATGAACAAGTCTACGTCGAGCAGCCTCCTGGTTTCGTTCTCCAGGGGCACGAGCACAAGGTGCTCCACCTCGTCAAGGCGCTGTACGGACCGCGTCAAGCCCCACGCGCCTGGTACTCCAAGCTTGACGAATCGCTGCTCAAGCTCAGCTTTCAGAGGAGCGCCTCCAAGCACGCCGTCTACCTGTGTGGGATGGGCGATCGCCTTCTTGTTGTGGGCGTGTACGTGGATGATCTGGTGATTACCGGGGCCAACAATGTCGACATCGACACATTCAAGGCGGAGATGCAGGCGATGTTCAAGATGAGCGACTTGGGGCTACTCCATTACTACCTTGGTCCGGAGGTGTCACAGACCGAGGCCGGGATCACCGTCAGCCAAAGCGCCTACCTGGCCAAGATTCTGGAGAACGCAGGGCTGACTGGATGCAACCCAAGTCACACTCCAATGGAGCCTCGTCTGCAACTCAGTAAGTTGAGCACCGCCCCAGGTGTTGATCCTATTCATTACAGAAGCATTGTGGGCTCGCTGCGATACTTGGTGAATTCGAGACCAGACTTGGCATACTCGGTGGGTTATGTTAGTAAGTTCATGGAGAATCCGACCACTGAACATTTGGGGGAAGTCAAGAGAATTCTCAGGTACATCTCTGGAACTCTCAGTTATGGCTGTCAGtaccagaggaagaaggaggaggccagTCTTGTTGGCTACAGCGATAGCGATCACGCGGGCGGCATCGACACGTGGAAGAGCACTTCCGGTGtgctcttcttcctcggcaaCAACATTGTCACCTGGCAATTCCAGAAACAGAGAGTCGTGGCTCTGTCCTCTTGTGAGGCGGAGTACATTGCCGCAGCCACTGCAGCCTGCCAAGGAGTCTGGTTGTCACCTGGCAATCCCAGAAACAGAGTTGTGGCTCTGTCCTCCTGCGAGGCGGAGTACATTGCCGCAGCCACTGCAGCCTGCCAAGGAGTCTGGTTGGCGCGTCTTCTCGCAGAGCTCAAAGAAGAGAAGATCGGCGCCATCACATTGAAGATTGACAACCAGTCCGCCATCGCGCTCAGCAGGAACCCTGTCCTCCATGACCGCAGTAAGCATATTGATGTCCGATATCATTACATTCGCGAGTGCGTTGAGGAGAACAGGGTCCAACTTCAGTCCATCGGGACCTCGGAGCAGCTGGCGGACATACTGACTAAGGCTCTGGGGCGTGAGCAATTCTGCAGCTTGCGTTCCAGGATAGGAGTGCATGATGTACAGCATACACACAAGGATTAG
- the LOC117855195 gene encoding UDP-glycosyltransferase 88A1, producing the protein MGNISLTDGSNPLHFSTKRRSTWIEPVPTHLYPGTKRTLVKRHETIQDIPARPVAPTAVGRYALSSTPGRTRQSTRQSFGEEMEGAGAAAPTITAAATGRRPVVMYPSPGMGHLVSMIELGKILGARGLAVIIVVIDPPYNTGATGPFLAGVSAANPSISFHRLPKVELLPPAVRTKHHEALTFEVIRVSNPHLRDFLAAASPAVLIVDFFCSIALGVARELGVPGYFFFTSGAEVLAFFLYLPVLHARTTANFKDMGEELVHVPGVPPFPATHAILPLMERDDAAYDGFLDASPELCRSHGVIVNTFRQLERRAVEAVVAGRCTPPELPTPPVHCIGPLIKSEEVLGNGGEECLAWLDAQPKASVVFLCFGSIGRFSAEQIREVAAGLEASGQRFLWVVRAPPSDDPAKKFDRPPEPDLGALLPEGFLARTEGRGLVVKSWAPQRDVLAHAAVGGFVTHCGWNSVLEAVMAGVPMVAWPLYAEQRMNRVFLEKEMQLAVAVEGYDGERELVAAEEVAAKVRWLMESDGGRVLRERTLAAMRQAHDALREGGESEAALAALVDQWRRA; encoded by the coding sequence ATGGGGAATATTTCTCTCACGGACGGATCCAACCCACTTCATTTTTCAACCAAACGCAGGTCCACATGGATCGAACCCGTTCCAACACACTTGTACCCTGGAACCAAACGCACGCTTGTAAAGCGCCATGAAACAATCCAGGATATCCCCGCTCGCCCGGTCGCTCCCACGGCAGTCGGCAGATACGCGCTGTCCAGCACTCCTGGGCGCACTCGCCAAAGCACACGCCAATCTTTCGGGGAGGAAATggagggcgccggcgcagcGGCACCAACgatcaccgccgccgcgacggggcggcggccggtggtgatgtaCCCGTCGCCGGGGATGGGCCACCTGGTCTCCATGATCGAGCTCGGCAAGATCCTCGGCGCGCGGGGGCTGgccgtcatcatcgtcgtcatcgacCCGCCCTACAACACGGGGGCCACGGGCCCCTTCCTCGCGGGCGTCTCCGCGGCCAACCCGTCCATCTCCTTCCACCGCCTGCCCAAGGTCGAGCTCCTCCCGCCCGCCGTCCGGACCAAGCACCATGAGGCGCTCACCTTCGAGGTCATCCGCGTCTCCAACCCGCACCTCCGGGACTTCCTTGCCGCCGCGTCCCCGGCGGTCCTCATCGTCGACTTCTTCTGCAGCATCGCACTCGGCGTCGCCAGGGAGCTCGGCGTGCCGGGATACTTCTTCTTCACCTCCGGCGCTGAGGTCCTCGCTTTCTTCCTGTACCTCCCGGTGCTCCACGCGCGGACCACGGCGAACTTCAAGGACATGGGGGAAGAGCTCGTGCACGTCCCCGGCGTCCCGCCGTTCCCGGCGACGCACGCCATCCTGCCGCTCATGGAGCGCGACGACGCGGCCTACGACGGCTTCCTGGACGCCAGCCCCGAGCTCTGCCGCTCCCACGGCGTCATCGTCAACACGTTCCGCCAGCTCGAGCGGCGCGCCGTCGAGGCAGTGGTCGCTGGCCGCTGCACGCCGCCAGAACTCCCGACGCCGCCCGTCCACTGCATCGGCCCGCTGATCAAGTCGGAGGAGGTGCTGGGCAACGGCGGCGAGGAGTGCCTGGCGTGGCTGGACGCGCAGCCGAAAGCCAGCGTGGTGTTCCTCTGCTTCGGCAGCATCGGGCGGTTCAGCGCGGAGCAGAtcagggaggtggcggcggggctggaGGCCAGCGGGCAGCGGTTCCTGTGGGTGGTCCGCGCCCCGCCCAGCGACGACCCGGCGAAGAAGTTCGACaggccgccggagccggaccTGGGCGCGCTCCTGCCGGAGGGGTTCCTGGCCCGGACCGAGGGCAGGGGCCTCGTCGTCAAGTCGTGGGCGCCGCAGCGGGACGTGCTGGCGCACGCGGCCGTGGGCGGTTTCGTGACGCACTGCGGCTGGAACTCGGTGCTGGAGGCCGTGATGGCGGGCGTGCCGATGGTGGCGTGGCCGCTCTACGCGGAGCAGCGGATGAACCGGGTGTTCCTGGAGAAGGAGATGCagctggccgtggccgtggaagGGTACGACGGCGAGAGGGAGCTCGTGGCGGccgaggaggtggcggccaAGGTGCGCTGGCTCATGGAATCCGACGGCGGGAGGGTGCTCCGGGAGCGCACGCTCGCGGCCATGCGGCAGGCGCACGACGCCCTGCGCGAAGGCGGCGAGTCGGAGGCCGCACTGGCCGCGCTCGTCGACCAGTGGAGACGCGCTTGA